The proteins below are encoded in one region of Ereboglobus luteus:
- a CDS encoding glycoside hydrolase family 2 TIM barrel-domain containing protein: MKHPFAILLQSIMLMAFAMTPSLRAADVWADPTRQHEGLEPAAAAMTVFADSASARSLDRAKSPFYRSLNGAWKFNWVSSPEKRPLDFWRADFDDRAWKTIPVPSCVETEGYGIPIYTNTTYPWRDVTPPDIPGDYNPVSSYRRTFATPAEWRRDGREVFITFEGVSSLFTVWLNGKKLGFNKDSRTAATFRLTPHLRTDGGENILAVEVFRWNDGSYLEDQDFWRLSGIFRDVWLWSAPGVHLRDFKITTTLDASLRNATLALTGELKNYTTAASAASVSAVLLAPGGKQLASFDIPAANLAASASSRFEKSIPVTSPALWSAESPALHTLLLAVKDASGRALEVIPWRVGFRSAEMRDGQFLVNGKPVLFRGVNRHEWDADNGYTVTREGMIADILLMKQNNLNAVRTCHYPNTPEWYALCDEYGLYVIDEANIESHGQMSETYAGRAIALANLPEWHEAHLDRIRRMYERDKNHACVVGWSLGNESAHGKAFIDGYNWLKEHDARPVQYEADNSGEFTDVICPMYPTPESVVHYSDLPRAKPFIMCEYSHAMGNSNGGIWAYWRPIYDGARHLQGGFIWDWVDQGLRTPVPASRKVEYVENPKSLTLDPKLGSFYAYGGSFGEPGRFPHDGNFCANGLIDADRTPHPGLAEVKKVYQPIQMRDGRPVQAMHGHVLPSNHYGAYQITITNWADFQNTADWLDAAWRITAEGREIRSGKLGKKGSLSLAPRETNTVIIPSALAFSPEPGVEYFLEIDFTLRADTPWAKAGHVVAWEQFKLPVDAVFVETRAAKPKPDALAVNETAAAVTVTGKAFSAAFDRATGFLVSLKTGDAELLEKPLAPHYWRAPVDNDRGNKMIDPGNPARGDALRSTVSYDGKKPTYARPSAYGPGAWRTAPDSWKLDRFEVVKNAGDGSVTLTAAGKLEAVNRAQVLTWTVCPDGDIFVSLKLYGDPDLRGAAELPRFGMQTTLRAGFDNLAWFGKGPHETYWDRQDARVGLYKSKVRDQFFPYIKPQETGNHVGVRWIALTDDKGRGLLAAKTYNGPLLSANALHQTTDDLFFPTHKKGQFYPYQLPERDTVTFNIDLHQRGLGGDNSWGRLPHEQYRLNRWALEYNYRLRPLAGGEDLWKLAR; encoded by the coding sequence ATGAAACACCCGTTCGCTATTTTACTCCAATCGATAATGCTAATGGCGTTTGCCATGACGCCCTCGCTTCGCGCAGCCGATGTCTGGGCCGATCCGACACGGCAGCACGAGGGGCTCGAGCCCGCCGCGGCGGCGATGACCGTGTTTGCGGACTCCGCTTCCGCCCGTTCGCTCGACCGCGCGAAATCGCCTTTCTACCGCTCGCTCAATGGCGCGTGGAAATTCAACTGGGTTTCGAGTCCCGAAAAACGTCCGCTCGATTTTTGGCGCGCCGATTTCGACGACCGCGCGTGGAAAACCATTCCCGTGCCTTCGTGCGTTGAAACCGAGGGCTACGGCATTCCCATCTACACCAACACAACCTACCCGTGGCGCGACGTGACGCCGCCCGACATTCCCGGCGACTACAATCCCGTCTCCAGTTACCGCCGCACTTTCGCCACGCCCGCCGAATGGCGGCGCGACGGACGCGAGGTGTTTATCACGTTCGAGGGAGTCAGCTCGCTGTTCACCGTCTGGCTCAATGGCAAAAAACTCGGCTTCAACAAGGACAGCCGCACCGCCGCGACTTTCCGCCTCACGCCTCATCTGCGCACCGATGGCGGCGAAAACATTCTCGCCGTCGAGGTGTTCCGCTGGAACGACGGCTCGTATCTTGAGGACCAGGATTTCTGGCGCCTGAGCGGCATCTTCCGCGATGTCTGGCTGTGGAGCGCGCCCGGTGTGCATCTGCGCGATTTCAAAATCACCACCACGCTCGACGCTTCGCTTCGCAATGCCACGCTCGCGCTCACTGGCGAGTTGAAAAACTACACCACCGCCGCCAGCGCCGCGTCCGTTTCCGCCGTGCTGCTCGCGCCCGGTGGCAAGCAACTCGCCTCGTTCGACATCCCCGCGGCAAACCTCGCCGCGTCCGCTTCCTCGCGTTTCGAAAAATCCATTCCCGTCACCTCGCCCGCGCTTTGGTCCGCCGAGTCGCCCGCGCTCCACACTTTGCTCCTCGCCGTGAAGGACGCCTCGGGCCGCGCGCTCGAAGTCATTCCGTGGCGCGTCGGTTTCCGGTCCGCCGAGATGCGCGACGGTCAGTTTCTCGTCAACGGCAAGCCCGTCCTTTTCCGCGGCGTGAATCGTCACGAGTGGGATGCCGACAACGGCTACACCGTCACGCGCGAGGGCATGATCGCGGACATCCTGTTGATGAAACAAAACAATCTCAATGCCGTGCGCACCTGCCACTATCCGAACACGCCCGAGTGGTATGCGCTTTGCGACGAATACGGTCTCTACGTGATCGACGAGGCCAACATCGAATCGCACGGCCAGATGAGCGAGACCTACGCGGGGCGCGCCATCGCGCTCGCCAACCTGCCCGAGTGGCACGAGGCGCATCTCGACCGCATTCGCCGCATGTATGAGCGCGACAAGAATCACGCCTGTGTCGTCGGCTGGTCGCTCGGTAACGAATCCGCGCACGGCAAGGCGTTCATCGACGGCTACAACTGGCTCAAGGAGCACGACGCCCGCCCCGTCCAATACGAGGCTGACAACAGCGGCGAGTTCACCGACGTGATTTGCCCCATGTATCCCACGCCCGAGTCGGTTGTCCACTATTCCGACCTCCCGCGCGCCAAGCCCTTCATCATGTGCGAGTATTCCCACGCGATGGGCAACAGCAACGGCGGCATCTGGGCCTACTGGCGGCCCATCTACGACGGTGCGCGCCACCTTCAGGGCGGTTTCATTTGGGACTGGGTTGACCAGGGCCTGCGCACGCCCGTGCCCGCGTCGCGCAAAGTCGAATACGTCGAGAATCCGAAATCGCTCACGCTCGATCCGAAGCTCGGCTCTTTCTACGCCTACGGCGGCAGCTTCGGCGAACCCGGACGTTTCCCGCACGACGGCAATTTCTGCGCCAACGGCCTCATCGACGCCGACCGCACGCCGCATCCCGGACTCGCCGAGGTGAAAAAAGTTTACCAGCCAATCCAGATGCGTGACGGAAGACCTGTGCAAGCCATGCACGGACATGTTCTGCCGTCGAATCATTATGGAGCCTACCAAATCACCATAACCAATTGGGCTGACTTTCAAAATACCGCCGACTGGCTCGACGCCGCATGGCGCATCACCGCCGAGGGACGTGAAATTCGTAGTGGCAAACTTGGTAAAAAAGGTTCTCTTTCCCTTGCTCCGCGCGAGACCAACACCGTCATCATCCCAAGCGCTCTCGCCTTCTCTCCCGAGCCGGGCGTCGAGTATTTCCTCGAAATTGACTTCACGCTCCGCGCCGACACGCCTTGGGCCAAGGCGGGCCACGTCGTCGCATGGGAACAATTCAAACTGCCCGTTGACGCTGTGTTTGTCGAAACCCGCGCCGCAAAACCCAAGCCCGACGCCCTCGCCGTCAACGAAACCGCCGCTGCCGTTACCGTCACCGGCAAAGCCTTCTCCGCCGCCTTCGACCGCGCCACCGGTTTCCTTGTCTCGCTCAAAACCGGCGACGCCGAGCTCCTTGAAAAACCGCTCGCGCCGCACTACTGGCGCGCGCCCGTGGACAACGACCGAGGCAACAAAATGATCGATCCCGGCAACCCCGCCCGCGGTGACGCGCTTCGCTCCACCGTGAGCTACGATGGCAAAAAGCCAACCTACGCCCGTCCCTCCGCCTACGGTCCCGGCGCGTGGCGCACCGCTCCCGACTCCTGGAAACTCGACCGCTTTGAGGTGGTGAAAAACGCCGGGGACGGAAGCGTCACCCTCACCGCCGCCGGCAAGCTGGAGGCGGTCAACCGCGCGCAAGTCCTCACATGGACGGTTTGCCCCGATGGCGATATTTTTGTCAGCCTCAAACTCTATGGCGACCCCGATCTCCGCGGCGCCGCCGAGCTGCCGCGCTTCGGAATGCAGACCACGCTCCGCGCCGGATTCGACAACCTCGCCTGGTTCGGCAAAGGCCCGCACGAAACCTATTGGGATCGCCAGGACGCGCGCGTCGGTCTCTACAAAAGCAAAGTCCGCGACCAGTTTTTCCCCTACATAAAACCACAGGAGACCGGCAACCACGTCGGCGTGCGCTGGATCGCTCTCACTGACGACAAGGGTCGCGGCCTGCTCGCTGCGAAGACTTACAACGGCCCGCTCCTCAGCGCCAACGCGCTCCACCAGACCACCGACGACCTCTTCTTCCCGACGCACAAGAAGGGGCAGTTTTATCCCTACCAGCTCCCCGAGCGCGACACGGTCACGTTCAACATCGACCTGCACCAGCGCGGACTCGGCGGCGACAACTCATGGGGCCGCCTCCCGCACGAGCAATACCGCCTCAACCGCTGGGCGCTCGAATACAACTACCGCCTCCGCCCGCTCGCCGGCGGCGAGGACCTCTGGAAACTCGCGCGTTAA